In one window of bacterium DNA:
- a CDS encoding DUF4405 domain-containing protein — protein sequence MKIKIVKLILDVGMLLSGLVSFWSGVILWLFLPSGKRSGLVLFWNLTKYQWEFLHLYFSLFFLALIVFHFLLNWKVFKSYFK from the coding sequence ATGAAAATAAAAATCGTTAAATTAATATTAGATGTTGGCATGCTGCTTTCCGGGTTAGTTAGTTTTTGGTCAGGGGTAATTTTATGGCTGTTTTTGCCTTCAGGTAAAAGATCTGGATTGGTTTTGTTTTGGAATTTAACTAAATATCAGTGGGAGTTTTTACACCTTTATTTTAGCCTCTTTTTCCTTGCTTTGATTGTTTTTCATTTTCTTTTGAATTGGAAAGTATTTAAGAGCTATTTTAAATAG